ATCGAAATAATCCTTCCACATTTGACCGTTTCGACTTTGAGTAGATGTTCGACCTGATCACTTCTAACAATCACTAGAATATTTGGCATTCCTTCACGGTAAGCGATACAATATGCCCCCACTGTCTTACCAGGACTCATTATGTTGGGTTCGTGTT
Above is a window of Paenibacillus wynnii DNA encoding:
- a CDS encoding recombinase RecT encodes the protein VEGIVSLAKSHPQYKGFIASEVRENDMFKANVATGEVEHEPNIMSPGKTVGAYCIAYREGMPNILVIVRSDQVEHLLKVETVKCGRIISMT